The genomic interval TTATGCAAGATTATGTTTTGACACATATTTTGTGATACACTCATATGAGCCACTGCACACTGCTCAATTAATCAGCGGGAATAGGGACAGGGATCTCATTACACAATTCTAGATAATATCCCTTCATCATTTAATTGTGCAGGGATTATTAGGCTACTTCATCGACTACAAACACGGATTAAGATGAACAAACCGTAAATGCAGGGACACTGTATGTGTCTCCTTCGTTATTTCATTTGTATTTAAAAGTTAATTGACACAAATGaatgaacttttttttttttgtcagttaTAATTCTACAAGACTATAAAGGGGCGGTGAGTAGTACCAACGCCTGCACCGGCCGGGCGTTTTTACTCTCGTTAGTCGTAAATATAAAATAGCCGCTGCACGATGTGAAAGCGGGAGAAGTAGATCCGATAGGGCTCAGGGGCGGCTGGGGCCCGGCCGGAACCCCAAAGAATAACTAAATTTCAGCCCTCATCAGGACTGTCTGGCGGGTATTCCGTCGTCCCACAATAGGAGTTCACAGTTTACTCCCTTCTGGTAAATGTAGTTATTTTGACCATTTCGGTTTTCTAGATTAACTGAATTCACACGATGTCATGATGTTCCGTCATACAGCAGACTTTGCggcgtgcatgaaccgtgaTCTGAAACTTTGGGTTTCTATTCCAAGAAGGCTGGTAGTCATATTTCAGCATATGGCTGGACCAACATTGATTTATAATGGTTATCTATGGATTGATAAAACCCCTATTAAGTTATGTATCACAAGTCAACAAAGTGCATTTCCActgtgtgtgcgatgtgtggAAAAATAAACGGAACGGCAGCAGTTGCCGTGCGGTGCGGGTTCGGGAGGGCTCCCCCCGGACGCAGCGCTGCATCCGCCCCGGGGGACGATGGACCACTGAGTGATCGGTTCGGGCAAGTCTGCTCCGGCACACTCACGTCTTTCTTCCGGTATCTGGTGTACCTTAAGCTTTCTTTTTCAAGCTTATCTTTCCTTCAGAAACGCAGCACTGACAGGTAATGAGTTTACACAGAGGTGGAAACGGGTTTTGAAGGTACTTTTGCACACTCTGTGACAAGCAGATAAGCTATTGTGCAGCAGGTTAGAGCGCTTCTTTCAGCTGTGAGGAGCCGCAGCCACAGATACATTAATGACGAAAGGCGGGTAAGCATTTTCTTGTTGTGAGAGGGGAAGCAACgatggagaggaagggaaggaaaggGAATTAAAGAAAGCTTCAAGAGGAAAGGAAGGGGAATTAATGAAAGATCGAAGAGGAAATGTTCGAGGAATCGTAAAGCTATATTGGATGCAATCTGTGTGATGTTTAATACATTCAATATATTTGTATGACCATTTGTAAATGTCAAATATGTTTAATCATGCAAATAAAAATTGCAAATAAAAATTGCAAAAAAATACAGATCAACTCTGGAGAACATGAAATAAATGCAGTACAGAAGTCATAATACGATCAAATACCAGATTCAGATACAAATATTTGAATTACAAACTATTCTTGGCCTATTTACTTAACACTtgcagacagtcacacacagttcTTGGTTTGAAAATACAGATGGTAGGCTAAAGATGAAACATGATCAAATATCAAAGTAATAGTTTGATGTAAACGTAGCATGACTTATGATTTAGTTGTATACATTTTACACAGACAAAGTAGGAATTACAGCAGCCTCTTTAAGTCAGCAGCGTATGTGTAAAGCACTGGCTCTATGCTAAATGAATTCACATTAGCAATACTATGTGCTTAGCACTCACATAAATACCATTTAATGCAATGCCTATttcaatgctttttttttattttagtggTCATAAATCACGTGGCGGCTCCATCAGTCTCTTCCCTCGGCGGACCTCCACTAACAGCCCAGTCCGCTCAGCGACCCGATCCGGTCCAGCTTCAGACCGAAGCACCCCCGGTTCCATCCCCTCCGTGACCTGTCCGGTTCTGCCCGCTTCTGATTGGCCAGGGAACCCTttaagaggcggagccagggagTCTCACTCTGGGCGGCCGGTGGGTCGGCCCATTTGGGGTTCCCCGCGGCTTGGACcccagcagcagcggcggcagcagcggtCTCTCCAGCCCGGCTGCTCAGCAGGTTCTCCAGATCGTCCAAGGTCAAAAGGTCGTTGTAGCGGTCGAGAAACTGCTCCATGAACTACAAGTGCAGAAGAAGAAAGCTAAGTGGAAATGTAATTGAAAGGCACGACGAGTCATTTAACAGGTAATTCAATCAGGGATAGTTCCATTA from Gadus morhua chromosome 11, gadMor3.0, whole genome shotgun sequence carries:
- the nppcl gene encoding C-type natriuretic peptide-like, which codes for MLYPALLYTALLLLAPLGSAEARALQPPADAVQFMEQFLDRYNDLLTLDDLENLLSSRAGETAAAAAAAGVQAAGNPKWADPPAAQSETPWLRLLKGSLANQKRAEPDRSRRGWNRGCFGLKLDRIGSLSGLGC